In the Sus scrofa isolate TJ Tabasco breed Duroc chromosome 6, Sscrofa11.1, whole genome shotgun sequence genome, one interval contains:
- the SLC7A10 gene encoding asc-type amino acid transporter 1 isoform X3, which translates to MAGHTQQPSGRGNPGPAPSPSPGPGPGPGASERVALKKEIGLVSACTIIIGNIIGSGIFISPKGVLEHSGSVGLALFVWVLGGGITALGSLCYAELGVAIPKSGGDYAYVTEIFGGLAGFLLLWSAVLIMYPTSLAVISMTFSNYVLQPVFPNCIPPSAASRALSMACLMLLTWVNSSSVRWATRIQDVFTGGKLLALSLIIGLGFVQIFQGHFEELRPSNAFDFWMTPSVGHLALAFLQGSFAFSGWNFLNYVTEELVDPRKNLPRAIFISIPLVTFVYTFTNVAYFTAMSPQELLASNAVAVTFGEKLLGYFSWVMPVSVALSTFGGINGYLFTSSRLCFSGAREGHLPSLLAMIHVRHCTPIPALLVCCGATAVIMLVGDTYTLINYVSFINYLCYGVTILGLLVLRWRRPALHRPIKVNLLVPVTYLVFWAFLLVFSFISEPMVCGVGMVIVLTGVPIFFLGVFWRSKPKCVHRLTGLPGGGGERSLPALRAARPGQALEDTMRHLWSLKQLFSVYMLLFIEEVFLQKKKKKKKKKISWKKEIS; encoded by the exons GCAACATCATCGGCTCGGGCATCTTCATCTCCCCTAAGGGGGTCCTGGAGCACTCGGGCTCCGTGGGTCTGGCCCTCTTCGTCTGGGTCCTGGGTGGGGGCATCACAGCCCTGGGCTCACTCTGCTACGCGGAGCTAGGAGTCGCCATCCCCAAGTCTGGCGGGGACTACGCGTATGTTACCGAGATCTTTGGTGGCCTGGCTGG CTTCCTGCTGCTCTGGAGCGCTGTTCTCATCATGTACCCCACCAGCCTGGCCGTCATCTCCATGACCTTCTCCAACTACGTACTGCAGCCCGTGTTCCCCAACTGCATCCCGCCCTCCGCCGCCTCCCGTGCGCTCTCCATGGCCTGCCTGA tGCTCCTGACGTGGGTGAACAGCTCGAGTGTGCGCTGGGCCACGCGCATCCAGGACGTGTTCACTGGTGGAAAGCTGCTGGCCCTCTCGCTCATCATTGGCCTGGGCTTTGTCCAGATCTTCCAAG GACACTTCGAGGAGCTGAGGCCCAGCAATGCCTTTGACTTCTGGATGACGCCGTCAGTGGGTCACCTGGCCCTGGCCTTCCTCCAGGGCTCCTTTGCCTTCAGCGGCTGGAACTTCCTCAACTACGTCACCGAGGAGCTGGTGGACCCTCGAAA GAACCTACCTCGTGCCATCTTCATCTCCATCCCACTGGTGACTTTCGTGTACACCTTCACCAATGTCGCCTACTTCACTGCCATGTCCCCCCAGGAGCTGCTGGCCTCTAATGCAGTAGCCGTG ACCTTCGGGGAGAAGCTGCTGGGCTACTTTTCTTGGGTCATGCCTGTCTCTGTGGCGCTTTCCACTTTCGGAGGGATCAATGGCTACCTGTTCACCTCCTCCAG actgtGCTTCTCTGGAGCCCGAGAGGGGCACCTGCCCAGCCTGCTGGCCATGATCCACGTCAGACACTGCACCCCTATCCCCGCCCTCCTTGTCTGC TGCGGGGCCACGGCGGTCATCATGCTTGTGGGAGACACGTACACGCTCATCAACTACGTGTCCTTCATCAACTACCTCTGCTACGGCGTCACCATCCTGGGCCTGCTCGTGCTGCGCTGGAGGCGGCCAGCGCTCCACAGGCCCATCAag GTGAACCTCCTGGTTCCCGTCACATACTTGGTCTTCTGGGCGTTCCTGCTGGTCTTCAGCTTCATCTCAGAGCCCATGGTGTGCGGGGTGGGCATGGTCATCGTCCTCACGGGGGTGCCCATATTCTTCCTGGGAGTGTTCTGGAGAAGCAAACCAAAGTGTGTGCACAGACTCACAG GGCTccccggaggaggaggagaacgGTCCCTGCCAGCCCTCCGCGCTGCCCGCCCCGGGCAAGCCCTTGAAGACACAATGAGACACTTGTGGAGCCTGAAGCAGCTGTTTTCTGTTTACATGTTGTTGTTTATTGAGGAGgtgtttttgcaaaaaaaaaaaaaaaaaaaaaaaaaaaaaatttcctggaaaAAGGAGATCTCTTAG
- the SLC7A10 gene encoding asc-type amino acid transporter 1 isoform X1, whose protein sequence is MAGHTQQPSGRGNPGPAPSPSPGPGPGPGASERVALKKEIGLVSACTIIIGNIIGSGIFISPKGVLEHSGSVGLALFVWVLGGGITALGSLCYAELGVAIPKSGGDYAYVTEIFGGLAGFLLLWSAVLIMYPTSLAVISMTFSNYVLQPVFPNCIPPSAASRALSMACLMLLTWVNSSSVRWATRIQDVFTGGKLLALSLIIGLGFVQIFQGHFEELRPSNAFDFWMTPSVGHLALAFLQGSFAFSGWNFLNYVTEELVDPRKNLPRAIFISIPLVTFVYTFTNVAYFTAMSPQELLASNAVAVTFGEKLLGYFSWVMPVSVALSTFGGINGYLFTSSRLCFSGAREGHLPSLLAMIHVRHCTPIPALLVCVNLLVPVTYLVFWAFLLVFSFISEPMVCGVGMVIVLTGVPIFFLGVFWRSKPKCVHRLTGLPGGGGERSLPALRAARPGQALEDTMRHLWSLKQLFSVYMLLFIEEVFLQKKKKKKKKKISWKKEIS, encoded by the exons GCAACATCATCGGCTCGGGCATCTTCATCTCCCCTAAGGGGGTCCTGGAGCACTCGGGCTCCGTGGGTCTGGCCCTCTTCGTCTGGGTCCTGGGTGGGGGCATCACAGCCCTGGGCTCACTCTGCTACGCGGAGCTAGGAGTCGCCATCCCCAAGTCTGGCGGGGACTACGCGTATGTTACCGAGATCTTTGGTGGCCTGGCTGG CTTCCTGCTGCTCTGGAGCGCTGTTCTCATCATGTACCCCACCAGCCTGGCCGTCATCTCCATGACCTTCTCCAACTACGTACTGCAGCCCGTGTTCCCCAACTGCATCCCGCCCTCCGCCGCCTCCCGTGCGCTCTCCATGGCCTGCCTGA tGCTCCTGACGTGGGTGAACAGCTCGAGTGTGCGCTGGGCCACGCGCATCCAGGACGTGTTCACTGGTGGAAAGCTGCTGGCCCTCTCGCTCATCATTGGCCTGGGCTTTGTCCAGATCTTCCAAG GACACTTCGAGGAGCTGAGGCCCAGCAATGCCTTTGACTTCTGGATGACGCCGTCAGTGGGTCACCTGGCCCTGGCCTTCCTCCAGGGCTCCTTTGCCTTCAGCGGCTGGAACTTCCTCAACTACGTCACCGAGGAGCTGGTGGACCCTCGAAA GAACCTACCTCGTGCCATCTTCATCTCCATCCCACTGGTGACTTTCGTGTACACCTTCACCAATGTCGCCTACTTCACTGCCATGTCCCCCCAGGAGCTGCTGGCCTCTAATGCAGTAGCCGTG ACCTTCGGGGAGAAGCTGCTGGGCTACTTTTCTTGGGTCATGCCTGTCTCTGTGGCGCTTTCCACTTTCGGAGGGATCAATGGCTACCTGTTCACCTCCTCCAG actgtGCTTCTCTGGAGCCCGAGAGGGGCACCTGCCCAGCCTGCTGGCCATGATCCACGTCAGACACTGCACCCCTATCCCCGCCCTCCTTGTCTGC GTGAACCTCCTGGTTCCCGTCACATACTTGGTCTTCTGGGCGTTCCTGCTGGTCTTCAGCTTCATCTCAGAGCCCATGGTGTGCGGGGTGGGCATGGTCATCGTCCTCACGGGGGTGCCCATATTCTTCCTGGGAGTGTTCTGGAGAAGCAAACCAAAGTGTGTGCACAGACTCACAG GGCTccccggaggaggaggagaacgGTCCCTGCCAGCCCTCCGCGCTGCCCGCCCCGGGCAAGCCCTTGAAGACACAATGAGACACTTGTGGAGCCTGAAGCAGCTGTTTTCTGTTTACATGTTGTTGTTTATTGAGGAGgtgtttttgcaaaaaaaaaaaaaaaaaaaaaaaaaaaaaatttcctggaaaAAGGAGATCTCTTAG
- the SLC7A10 gene encoding asc-type amino acid transporter 1 isoform X4 — MAGHTQQPSGRGNPGPAPSPSPGPGPGPGASERVALKKEIGLVSACTIIIGNIIGSGIFISPKGVLEHSGSVGLALFVWVLGGGITALGSLCYAELGVAIPKSGGDYAYVTEIFGGLAGFLLLWSAVLIMYPTSLAVISMTFSNYVLQPVFPNCIPPSAASRALSMACLMLLTWVNSSSVRWATRIQDVFTGGKLLALSLIIGLGFVQIFQGHFEELRPSNAFDFWMTPSVGHLALAFLQGSFAFSGWNFLNYVTEELVDPRKNLPRAIFISIPLVTFVYTFTNVAYFTAMSPQELLASNAVAVTFGEKLLGYFSWVMPVSVALSTFGGINGYLFTSSRLCFSGAREGHLPSLLAMIHVRHCTPIPALLVCCGATAVIMLVGDTYTLINYVSFINYLCYGVTILGLLVLRWRRPALHRPIKVNLLVPVTYLVFWAFLLVFSFISEPMVCGVGMVIVLTGVPIFFLGVFWRSKPKCVHRLTESVTRWGQELCFVVYPQGSPEEEENGPCQPSALPAPGKPLKTQ; from the exons GCAACATCATCGGCTCGGGCATCTTCATCTCCCCTAAGGGGGTCCTGGAGCACTCGGGCTCCGTGGGTCTGGCCCTCTTCGTCTGGGTCCTGGGTGGGGGCATCACAGCCCTGGGCTCACTCTGCTACGCGGAGCTAGGAGTCGCCATCCCCAAGTCTGGCGGGGACTACGCGTATGTTACCGAGATCTTTGGTGGCCTGGCTGG CTTCCTGCTGCTCTGGAGCGCTGTTCTCATCATGTACCCCACCAGCCTGGCCGTCATCTCCATGACCTTCTCCAACTACGTACTGCAGCCCGTGTTCCCCAACTGCATCCCGCCCTCCGCCGCCTCCCGTGCGCTCTCCATGGCCTGCCTGA tGCTCCTGACGTGGGTGAACAGCTCGAGTGTGCGCTGGGCCACGCGCATCCAGGACGTGTTCACTGGTGGAAAGCTGCTGGCCCTCTCGCTCATCATTGGCCTGGGCTTTGTCCAGATCTTCCAAG GACACTTCGAGGAGCTGAGGCCCAGCAATGCCTTTGACTTCTGGATGACGCCGTCAGTGGGTCACCTGGCCCTGGCCTTCCTCCAGGGCTCCTTTGCCTTCAGCGGCTGGAACTTCCTCAACTACGTCACCGAGGAGCTGGTGGACCCTCGAAA GAACCTACCTCGTGCCATCTTCATCTCCATCCCACTGGTGACTTTCGTGTACACCTTCACCAATGTCGCCTACTTCACTGCCATGTCCCCCCAGGAGCTGCTGGCCTCTAATGCAGTAGCCGTG ACCTTCGGGGAGAAGCTGCTGGGCTACTTTTCTTGGGTCATGCCTGTCTCTGTGGCGCTTTCCACTTTCGGAGGGATCAATGGCTACCTGTTCACCTCCTCCAG actgtGCTTCTCTGGAGCCCGAGAGGGGCACCTGCCCAGCCTGCTGGCCATGATCCACGTCAGACACTGCACCCCTATCCCCGCCCTCCTTGTCTGC TGCGGGGCCACGGCGGTCATCATGCTTGTGGGAGACACGTACACGCTCATCAACTACGTGTCCTTCATCAACTACCTCTGCTACGGCGTCACCATCCTGGGCCTGCTCGTGCTGCGCTGGAGGCGGCCAGCGCTCCACAGGCCCATCAag GTGAACCTCCTGGTTCCCGTCACATACTTGGTCTTCTGGGCGTTCCTGCTGGTCTTCAGCTTCATCTCAGAGCCCATGGTGTGCGGGGTGGGCATGGTCATCGTCCTCACGGGGGTGCCCATATTCTTCCTGGGAGTGTTCTGGAGAAGCAAACCAAAGTGTGTGCACAGACTCACAG AGTCAGTGACACGCTGGGGCCAGGAGCTGTGTTTCGTGGTCTACCCCCAGGGCTccccggaggaggaggagaacgGTCCCTGCCAGCCCTCCGCGCTGCCCGCCCCGGGCAAGCCCTTGAAGACACAATGA